A window of the Limanda limanda chromosome 8, fLimLim1.1, whole genome shotgun sequence genome harbors these coding sequences:
- the rerglb gene encoding RERG/RAS-like b, which translates to MNDIKLALLGSQGAGKSAVLVRFLTRRFIGEYASDTNSLYHKRLSIDGRQLNLEVFDPCSQSSEARCILEEPVDWADGFVVVYNINDRTSFIDAKDILRQIREDRIDHCKGSMEVPVCLVGNKRDLCHARQVLEDEGRGLAQENHCYFQEVSAAESYQDIANLFTQLIRQVMEHLKYRADRRRYSGSKSMAKLINNVFGKRRKSV; encoded by the exons CTGTCCTTGTGCGCTTCCTGACCAGGCGCTTCATCGGTGAATATGCCTCGGACACCA ATTCCCTGTACCATAAAAGGCTCTCCATCGATGGCAGGCAGCTGAACCTGGAGGTCTTTGACCCCTGCTCTCAG AGCTCGGAGGCCAGGTGTATTCTGGAGGAGCCGGTGGACTGGGCCGACGGCTTTGTGGTGGTCTACAACATCAATGATCGCACTTCCTTCATCGACGCCAAGGACATCCTGCGGCAGATTCGGGAGGATAGAATCGACCACTGCAAGGGGTCA ATGGAGGTTCCTGTGTGTCTGGTGGGGAACAAGCGGGACCTGTGCCACGCCCGGCAGGTACTTGAGGACGAAGGCCGCGGCCTGGCGCAGGAGAACCACTGTTACTTCCAGGAGGTGTCGGCGGCCGAGAGCTACCAGGACATCGCCAACCTCTTCACACAGCTCATCCGACAGGTGATGGAGCACCTGAAGTACAGAGCTGACCGCCGACGCTACAGCGGCTCCAAGTCTATGGCCAAACTCATCAACAACGTGTTTGGCAAGAGGAGGAAGTCGGTGTGA